From a single Desulfofundulus luciae genomic region:
- a CDS encoding SWIM zinc finger family protein, which produces MTGRKSKTKKDNLPRLTESHIRDMADPQSFERGRNYYNDGAIIDPVRQGMELRGECSGSRYQPYRVRVRFSDKGIVEASCTCPRGGFCKHIVALLLAYVHEPESFRELAPLEEMLARFSKEELISLIGEMIAREPSLMALVELSASAARGHVDAASCRRQALRALRHEDPLLIEADLRGMLNLAQRMAAKEDWPGAGTVCHALLSVLSSDYEDIQFMDEEGDIAVVAGDCAHLLGECLAQGRPDARTRQEWLQTLLEAELADIRLGGIDFASGAFDIILEHATANEWAVLEERIREAMGKSNDWKKEMLVRMLVSWREKHGRHEEAGDIIRELGTPEQRMLWLVRDGKPDEAVTIARQHCLNKPGLITRLAGELVEAGARKQAVTLLTELAEGADSHWSYMEWLAKYYRAHGDWEAALKWQRRVFLQNPRVKSFIDLEYISKKLDVWEQVRSEVLHTPEIEKKPHVLLEIALHEGDVARALELLPRASGWGWRNYKEKVAGAAEKERPEDAIALYKELVEEAIGRRQRGAYREAAGYLCRIKTLCQRTGAQENWEDYFAALRRKYARFPALQEELDGAGL; this is translated from the coding sequence GTGACTGGAAGAAAGAGCAAAACAAAGAAGGATAATTTGCCGCGACTAACCGAATCCCACATCCGCGACATGGCGGACCCTCAGAGTTTTGAGCGCGGCAGGAACTATTATAATGATGGAGCTATCATAGACCCCGTCCGCCAGGGGATGGAACTGCGCGGGGAATGCAGCGGTTCCCGGTACCAGCCATACAGGGTCAGGGTCAGGTTTAGCGACAAAGGCATTGTGGAAGCTTCCTGCACCTGCCCCCGGGGCGGGTTTTGCAAGCACATCGTGGCCCTGTTGCTTGCCTATGTCCATGAGCCGGAATCTTTCCGGGAACTGGCACCTCTGGAGGAAATGCTCGCCCGGTTCAGCAAGGAGGAGCTCATATCTTTAATTGGTGAGATGATTGCCCGGGAACCGTCCCTGATGGCCCTGGTGGAACTGTCGGCGTCCGCAGCCCGGGGGCATGTGGATGCGGCATCGTGCCGCCGGCAGGCGTTACGTGCGCTGCGGCATGAAGATCCGCTCCTCATCGAAGCGGATTTACGGGGAATGCTTAACCTGGCCCAACGTATGGCCGCAAAAGAAGACTGGCCTGGTGCGGGTACGGTTTGCCATGCCCTGTTGAGCGTGCTGTCATCCGATTATGAGGATATTCAGTTCATGGACGAAGAGGGGGACATCGCGGTTGTTGCCGGCGATTGCGCCCACCTTTTGGGCGAGTGTCTGGCGCAGGGACGGCCTGACGCCCGTACGCGGCAGGAGTGGCTGCAAACGCTGCTGGAAGCCGAACTGGCCGACATCAGACTGGGCGGTATTGACTTTGCTTCCGGCGCCTTTGATATCATTCTCGAGCACGCCACCGCAAATGAATGGGCCGTACTTGAGGAACGAATACGTGAGGCCATGGGGAAAAGCAATGACTGGAAGAAGGAAATGCTGGTCAGGATGCTTGTCTCCTGGCGGGAGAAACACGGCCGGCATGAAGAAGCAGGCGATATCATCCGCGAACTGGGCACCCCGGAACAGCGCATGCTGTGGTTGGTCAGGGACGGAAAACCGGATGAGGCTGTGACCATTGCGCGGCAGCATTGCCTGAATAAACCCGGCTTGATTACCAGGCTTGCCGGTGAGCTGGTGGAAGCCGGTGCCCGGAAACAGGCCGTAACCCTGCTGACCGAACTGGCGGAGGGGGCTGACTCCCACTGGAGCTATATGGAATGGCTGGCGAAATATTACCGGGCACACGGAGATTGGGAAGCGGCCTTGAAGTGGCAGCGCAGGGTTTTTCTCCAGAATCCACGGGTTAAATCGTTCATAGACCTGGAATACATTAGTAAAAAGCTTGATGTTTGGGAACAGGTGCGCTCCGAAGTACTGCACACTCCGGAGATTGAGAAAAAACCGCATGTGTTGCTTGAAATCGCCCTGCATGAGGGCGACGTGGCCAGGGCGCTGGAGTTATTGCCCCGGGCTTCCGGTTGGGGGTGGCGTAATTACAAGGAGAAGGTGGCCGGGGCCGCTGAAAAAGAACGGCCGGAAGACGCCATAGCGTTGTACAAAGAGCTGGTGGAAGAGGCCATCGGCCGCCGTCAGCGCGGGGCCTACCGGGAAGCCGCAGGCTACCTGTGCCGGATTAAAACTCTCTGCCAGCGCACCGGCGCGCAGGAGAACTGGGAAGATTACTTCGCCGCGTTGAGGAGAAAATATGCCCGTTTCCCCGCGCTTCAGGAAGAGCTGGACGGAGCGGGATTATAA
- a CDS encoding outer membrane protein assembly factor BamB family protein, with product MCGVTKQLLARVVLGLLIFHLIVPSPARATQELTVYSPAEQEGKPAQFIWQLSGIGRLSGDITVGPNGLLYLPVGNKLAAVDTWGRVVWEAAGPAGGRIGRPVFGPAGSIFLPGSTVVQEVKMNGAAGWSFSAFQGSTASGPAWLSSGPRGYLYLPLPAALYAVDTVGRYKWALLHWDAGDLYRAVPLKDRAIDGCAGNDRAVYVVCSRRQAGSTLLAVDAAGKILWRYWLGEIKEVHLVPGGDSVLYVTVNPSKLDRLNKGKVYAFRLEDNGRPVWSQTIPFDDLTAPVLSPDKTLYFTAGGRIYALDAQTGQQKWYQPLLNLVSAPAVDGRRNRIYAGTSDKRLLAVDTGGRLLWELELDGAVSRTPLVGPDGYLYVVTDKGSLYKILDAGNP from the coding sequence ATGTGTGGAGTAACGAAGCAATTATTAGCCCGGGTCGTCCTTGGGCTGCTTATCTTTCATCTAATCGTTCCTTCTCCCGCCCGGGCCACCCAGGAGCTGACTGTCTATTCCCCGGCCGAACAGGAGGGGAAACCGGCGCAGTTTATCTGGCAGTTGTCCGGGATAGGCCGCCTTTCCGGAGACATAACGGTTGGCCCCAACGGCCTTTTATATCTCCCCGTGGGCAACAAACTGGCGGCGGTGGACACCTGGGGGCGGGTGGTCTGGGAGGCGGCCGGTCCGGCGGGAGGAAGGATTGGCCGGCCGGTTTTCGGTCCCGCCGGTTCTATTTTTTTACCCGGGAGTACCGTGGTGCAGGAAGTGAAAATGAACGGGGCGGCGGGATGGAGTTTCAGTGCCTTCCAGGGTTCCACGGCATCCGGGCCTGCCTGGTTGTCTTCAGGTCCACGGGGTTACCTTTACCTGCCCCTGCCTGCGGCATTGTACGCCGTGGACACCGTCGGCCGCTATAAATGGGCATTGTTACACTGGGATGCCGGCGACCTGTACCGGGCCGTCCCCCTTAAAGACCGGGCAATTGACGGTTGTGCCGGCAACGACCGGGCGGTATACGTGGTTTGCAGCCGCAGGCAGGCTGGATCGACCTTGCTTGCCGTGGATGCCGCCGGGAAAATCCTCTGGCGTTACTGGCTGGGAGAGATAAAGGAGGTCCACCTGGTTCCGGGGGGCGACAGCGTTCTCTATGTAACGGTTAATCCGTCGAAACTCGACAGGTTGAACAAAGGGAAGGTTTATGCCTTCCGGCTGGAAGACAACGGCCGGCCCGTCTGGAGCCAGACCATACCCTTCGACGACCTGACCGCTCCGGTTCTTTCCCCGGATAAAACCCTTTATTTCACTGCCGGAGGACGCATTTATGCCCTGGATGCGCAAACCGGGCAGCAAAAATGGTACCAGCCGCTCTTGAATCTGGTTTCAGCCCCGGCGGTGGACGGCAGGCGGAACAGGATTTATGCCGGAACTTCCGACAAACGCCTGCTGGCGGTCGATACCGGAGGGCGGTTGCTCTGGGAATTGGAGCTGGACGGGGCCGTCAGCAGGACGCCGCTTGTGGGCCCGGACGGTTACCTGTACGTAGTCACAGACAAAGGGAGTTTGTACAAAATACTGGATGCCGGCAATCCCTAG
- a CDS encoding YlcI/YnfO family protein produces the protein MTTGNSKITAVRLPLGIVQKIDALVGKGNRSRFIAAAIEKELKRKARLAHIAGAEGFIADDIDTLAFVNRLRAADERRK, from the coding sequence ATGACCACTGGAAATTCTAAAATCACAGCCGTAAGGTTGCCTTTGGGGATCGTCCAGAAAATTGACGCCCTGGTGGGTAAAGGGAATCGCTCCCGGTTTATAGCCGCGGCCATCGAAAAAGAGCTCAAACGCAAAGCGCGTCTTGCCCATATCGCGGGTGCGGAAGGTTTTATCGCCGACGATATAGACACCCTGGCTTTTGTTAACCGCTTAAGGGCTGCGGACGAAAGGAGAAAATAA
- a CDS encoding PIN domain-containing protein, with product MDTDFLIDLNRGRRNNLRVRAEKLLLEINQEDLFISSVVVTEFMTGVPQPVQEQVEKMLRELYFYLTPTFEEAALAGRLRQEWLSRGYTLAIADVTNAALAISRNLVLVTRNLSHYPFEQLVIKGW from the coding sequence TTGGACACGGACTTTTTAATTGATTTAAACCGGGGCCGGCGGAATAATTTAAGGGTCAGGGCAGAAAAGCTGCTCCTCGAGATTAACCAGGAAGATCTCTTTATTTCCAGCGTTGTGGTCACAGAATTTATGACGGGTGTACCGCAGCCGGTGCAGGAGCAGGTGGAGAAAATGCTGCGGGAACTTTACTTTTACCTTACTCCCACTTTCGAAGAGGCGGCTTTGGCCGGCCGGTTGAGGCAGGAGTGGCTTTCCAGGGGTTATACCCTGGCCATCGCGGATGTGACCAACGCTGCCCTGGCCATTTCCAGAAACCTGGTCCTGGTTACCAGAAACCTTTCCCACTACCCCTTCGAACAATTAGTAATTAAAGGCTGGTAA